From the Dryobates pubescens isolate bDryPub1 chromosome 29, bDryPub1.pri, whole genome shotgun sequence genome, one window contains:
- the GBGT1 gene encoding LOW QUALITY PROTEIN: globoside alpha-1,3-N-acetylgalactosaminyltransferase 1 (The sequence of the model RefSeq protein was modified relative to this genomic sequence to represent the inferred CDS: deleted 2 bases in 1 codon): MVVFEGEDSRKVLGSLLCLCAVAAFVWLAVGKGEVHYLPHDLPCPEIFSMKLQYTEEKLIQLSPQLFYQQPRVLAPKKVSLRQDVLTVTPWLAPIGWEGAFHSEILGSAYRPLNLTIGVTAFAMGQYRRFVPRFLEAAEQHFMKGSQVNSCIFTDNPETIPSVQLQPGRRFVAVPREKHSSWQEISMHRMEAIAQHIAERSHQEVDYLFCLDIDMVFYNAWGPETLGDAVAAIHPGYFSVPQSQFPYERRRSSSAAYIPEGEGDFCYGGAVFGGLVKKVYELTKSCHTAILADTANGIMAAWQEESHLNRHFLSHRPSKVLSPEYLWDYRKPKPPEILLICFSTLDKSYKEILD, translated from the exons atggtggtgtttgagGGTG AGGACTCCAGGAAAGTGTTGGGATCTCTTCTTTGCCTCTGTGCTGTTGCTGCATTTGTCTG GCTTGcagtggggaagggagaagTGCACTACCTCCCTCATGACCTTCCCTGCCCTGAAATCTT ctccatgAAGCTCCAATACACAGAGGAGAAGCTGATCCAGCTTTCCCCCCA acTATTTTATCAGCAGCCAAGAGTGCTGGCTCCAAAGAAAGTTTCTTT gcgCCAGGACGTGCTGACCGTCACACCGTGGCTGGCCCCCATCGGCTGGGAAGGAGCCTTCCACTCTGAGATCCTGGGCAGTGCCTACAGGCCTCTGAATCTCACCATAGGGGTGACAGCCTTTGCCATGGGGCA gTACAGGAGGTTTGTGCCTCGCTTCttggaggcagca gagcagcacttcATGAAAGGCTCTCAGGTGAACTCCTGCATCTTCACTGACAACCCAGAGACGATTCCCAgtgtccagctgcagcctggccggAGGTTTGTCGCCGTCCCCAGGGAGAAACACTCCAGCTGGCAAGAGATCTCCATGCACAGGATGGAGGCCATAGCCCAGCACATAGCAGAGAGGAGCCACCAGGAGGTGGATTACCTCTTCTGCCTGGACATTGACATGGTGTTCTACAATGCCTGGGGGCCTGAGACCCTGGGGGACGCAGTAGCAGCCATACACCCTGGCTACTTCAGTGTCCCTCAAAGCCAGTTCCCTtatgagaggaggaggagctctTCAGCAGCCTACATCCCTgagggagaaggagacttcTGCTATGGGGGAGCTGTGTTTGGAGGGCTGGTCAAGAAAGTCTATGAGCTCACCAAGAGTTGCCACACAGCCATCCTGGCAGACACAGCCAATGGGATcatggcagcctggcaggaagaAAGTCACCTCAACAGGCACTTCCTCTCCCACAGACCCTCCAAGGTGCTTTCTCCAGAGTATTTATGGGATTACAGGAAGCCAAAGCCCCCTGAAATTCTCCTCATCTGTTTTTCCACACTAGATAAGAGCTACAAAGAGATTCTAGACTGA